A region of Thermobifida halotolerans DNA encodes the following proteins:
- a CDS encoding HU family DNA-binding protein, whose translation MNKRDLIDAISGRLGDKKTATEAVNAVLDTIQQTVAKGDKVAITGFGVFEKAERAARTARNPSTGATINVPASFVPKFRPGADFKALVNSDEK comes from the coding sequence ATGAACAAGCGTGATCTGATCGACGCGATTTCGGGGCGGCTGGGAGACAAGAAGACCGCCACCGAAGCCGTCAACGCCGTGCTGGACACGATCCAGCAGACCGTCGCCAAGGGCGACAAGGTGGCCATCACCGGGTTCGGGGTTTTCGAGAAGGCCGAACGTGCGGCCCGCACCGCCCGTAACCCCTCGACCGGAGCCACCATCAACGTCCCCGCGAGCTTCGTTCCGAAGTTCCGTCCCGGCGCTGATTTCAAAGCCCTGGTGAACAGCGACGAGAAGTAA